A single genomic interval of Solimonas sp. K1W22B-7 harbors:
- a CDS encoding GIY-YIG nuclease family protein: MRVADILRLLDSRIDPGKTKVHLASWNGRENPLDVYLAGNFYEWQRWQTRRNFERPFVLSLIALPETNCWLFAGVHVSSGCVLPEGEECYYYNLEELPSCSELNGRLIAQFKRPGRQSYLNADNWVEQIILGHILPKKMTIAHFPGFKSVDLSKAELEVIVQQNLESWRTALSNVAGVYLISDTSSGQLYVGSATGEGGIWQRWCQYAVGHGGNVELKALFDEYGPGRASAFRFSVLEIADTHASDEEIIGRESHWKKVLLSRAHGLNGN; the protein is encoded by the coding sequence ATGCGCGTAGCAGATATCCTGCGGTTGCTTGATTCCCGAATCGATCCAGGCAAGACAAAGGTGCATCTCGCCAGCTGGAACGGCCGGGAGAATCCGCTGGACGTCTATCTGGCGGGAAATTTCTATGAGTGGCAGCGTTGGCAGACTCGTCGAAACTTCGAGCGCCCCTTCGTTCTCTCGCTCATCGCGTTGCCGGAAACGAATTGCTGGCTCTTTGCCGGAGTCCATGTCTCAAGCGGATGTGTACTTCCGGAGGGTGAGGAGTGTTACTACTACAACCTCGAAGAGCTTCCGTCATGCTCCGAACTCAACGGCCGTCTCATTGCTCAGTTCAAGCGGCCGGGGCGTCAGTCATATCTCAATGCCGACAACTGGGTGGAGCAGATTATCCTTGGACATATCCTGCCCAAGAAGATGACGATCGCACATTTCCCTGGATTCAAGTCGGTTGACCTCAGCAAGGCGGAACTGGAGGTCATCGTGCAGCAGAACCTGGAATCCTGGCGAACCGCACTGTCCAATGTGGCGGGTGTCTACCTGATATCCGATACGTCCTCTGGACAGCTGTACGTCGGCAGCGCAACGGGTGAGGGTGGCATCTGGCAGCGATGGTGCCAATATGCGGTCGGGCATGGAGGAAACGTCGAACTGAAAGCGCTCTTCGATGAGTATGGGCCCGGCCGCGCCAGTGCTTTCCGGTTCTCGGTCCTTGAAATTGCCGACACCCACGCGAGCGACGAGGAAATCATCGGCAGGGAAAGCCATTGGAAGAAAGTGCTGCTGTCGAGGGCACACGGCCTGAATGGGAACTGA
- a CDS encoding REP-associated tyrosine transposase, whose protein sequence is MTAYRRAKEAGGCYFFTVALAERRSALLTVHIDHLRDCFRMVRQRHPFEMEAVVILPDHLHCIWTLPEGDADFGTRWSLIKSGFSRGIDGGEHRRESRIKRGERGIWQRRFWEHLIRDENDFRNHVDYIHINPVKHGHVRRAIDWPHSSIHRFLRDGRCDPGWAAEPFVLGMERE, encoded by the coding sequence ATGACCGCGTATCGACGAGCCAAGGAAGCCGGCGGTTGCTACTTCTTCACCGTCGCGCTTGCCGAAAGGCGGTCAGCTCTGTTGACGGTGCACATAGACCACCTCCGCGACTGCTTCCGCATGGTGCGGCAACGGCATCCCTTCGAGATGGAGGCGGTTGTGATCCTGCCCGACCATCTGCATTGCATCTGGACTTTGCCAGAGGGGGATGCTGATTTTGGAACGCGTTGGTCACTGATCAAATCCGGTTTTTCCCGCGGCATCGATGGTGGCGAGCATCGCCGCGAGAGCCGGATCAAGCGTGGTGAACGTGGCATCTGGCAGCGCCGCTTCTGGGAACACCTGATCCGGGACGAGAATGACTTCCGCAATCACGTGGACTACATCCATATCAACCCGGTGAAACATGGCCACGTCCGCCGCGCCATCGACTGGCCGCATTCGAGCATTCATCGCTTCCTGCGGGACGGCCGTTGCGATCCGGGATGGGCGGCGGAGCCGTTCGTTCTGGGGATGGAACGGGAGTAG
- a CDS encoding PhoX family protein translates to MDTSSKAGSAAFTDILGQRLSRRDFVAAGVYGGAAITGLFALSACDRSDPRNPRAGTQQKLGFQAVPKSMDDLVHVPAGYRAQVLYALGDPIHEGQAAYGNQGAETDFDQRSGDHHDGMYFFGLSAGGSWDPSASEQGILCLNHENTTDAYLHPAGPTRDEEGTRPAGEVRREMQAHGVSVIAIRRNADSSHELDRASPLNRRITLLTPMDLDGPAAGDAMLATKLSEGGTRAYGTLNNCSNGHTPWGTYLTCEENWNTYFHRGADEAQRSAAENTALARYAIAPDSQGDNYRGWDTVAGDLTERFDCSADGASAAADFRNEPNLFGWIVEIDPFDPAAAPRKHTAMGRFSHEGCVPAPLRAGKPVVFYMGDDSRFEYIYKFVSDLPYDPSLRGLAGSAHLANGTLYVARFGADGSGQWLPLRHGENGLTETSEVYPFSSQADVLVHTRLAADAVGATRMDRPEWGAVDPATGEVYFTLTNNSRRTPEDVDAANPRSYTDTFTKADGSTTENKGNVNGHIVRWREQGDDPAATRFHWDVYLFGAEAGAPASVNLSGLTDDNDLSSPDGLWFDPAGLLWIETDDAAYLDHTNCMLLAAVPGTQGDGGAVMVENSSESKVITIRGRKATPDNLRRFLVGPMEAEITGLAMTPDRRALFVNIQHPGENGETAAPSSHWPAASGDATVAGASDRRPRSATIVITREDGGEIAV, encoded by the coding sequence ATGGACACGTCTTCGAAGGCCGGCTCGGCTGCATTCACCGACATTCTTGGCCAGCGCCTGTCGCGGCGTGATTTCGTCGCTGCCGGCGTCTATGGCGGCGCCGCGATCACCGGGCTCTTCGCCCTTTCCGCCTGCGACCGCAGCGATCCCAGGAACCCGCGTGCGGGCACGCAGCAGAAGCTGGGCTTCCAGGCCGTGCCCAAGTCGATGGACGATCTGGTGCATGTCCCCGCCGGCTACCGTGCCCAGGTGCTGTACGCGCTCGGCGATCCCATCCACGAAGGCCAGGCCGCCTACGGCAACCAGGGCGCGGAAACCGATTTCGACCAGCGCTCTGGCGACCACCATGACGGCATGTACTTCTTCGGCCTGTCGGCCGGCGGAAGCTGGGATCCGTCCGCTTCGGAGCAGGGCATCCTCTGCCTCAACCACGAGAACACCACCGACGCCTACCTGCATCCGGCCGGCCCGACCCGCGACGAAGAAGGCACCCGCCCGGCCGGGGAAGTGCGCCGCGAGATGCAGGCCCACGGCGTCAGCGTCATCGCCATCCGCCGCAATGCGGACAGCAGCCATGAGCTGGACCGCGCATCGCCGCTCAACCGCCGCATCACCCTGCTGACGCCGATGGACCTGGACGGCCCGGCCGCCGGCGACGCGATGCTGGCGACGAAGCTCTCGGAGGGCGGCACGCGGGCCTACGGCACGCTCAACAACTGCTCCAACGGCCACACGCCCTGGGGCACCTACCTCACCTGCGAAGAAAACTGGAACACCTACTTCCACCGCGGCGCCGACGAGGCGCAGCGCAGCGCCGCCGAAAACACCGCACTGGCACGCTACGCCATCGCCCCGGACTCGCAGGGCGACAACTACCGCGGCTGGGACACGGTGGCGGGCGATCTCACCGAACGCTTCGACTGCAGCGCCGACGGCGCCTCGGCGGCGGCGGATTTCCGCAACGAGCCCAACCTGTTCGGCTGGATCGTCGAGATCGATCCCTTCGATCCTGCGGCCGCCCCGCGCAAGCACACCGCGATGGGCCGCTTCTCGCACGAAGGCTGCGTGCCGGCCCCGCTGCGCGCCGGCAAGCCGGTGGTGTTCTACATGGGCGACGACTCGCGCTTCGAATACATCTACAAGTTCGTCTCCGACCTGCCCTACGACCCCTCGCTGCGTGGCCTCGCCGGCAGCGCCCACCTCGCCAACGGCACGCTCTACGTCGCGCGCTTCGGTGCCGACGGCAGCGGCCAGTGGCTGCCGCTGCGCCACGGCGAGAACGGCCTGACCGAGACCAGCGAGGTCTACCCCTTCAGCAGCCAGGCCGACGTGCTGGTGCACACGCGCCTGGCCGCCGATGCGGTCGGCGCCACGCGCATGGACCGTCCGGAATGGGGTGCCGTGGACCCCGCCACCGGCGAGGTCTACTTCACGCTCACCAACAACTCGCGCCGCACGCCCGAAGACGTGGACGCCGCCAACCCGCGCAGCTACACCGACACGTTCACCAAGGCCGACGGCAGCACCACCGAGAACAAGGGCAACGTCAACGGCCATATCGTCCGCTGGCGCGAACAGGGCGACGACCCGGCCGCCACCCGCTTTCACTGGGACGTCTACCTGTTCGGCGCCGAGGCCGGCGCGCCGGCTTCCGTCAACCTCTCCGGCCTGACCGACGACAACGACCTGAGCAGCCCCGACGGCCTGTGGTTCGACCCCGCGGGCCTGCTGTGGATCGAGACCGACGACGCCGCCTACCTCGACCATACCAACTGCATGCTGCTGGCCGCGGTACCGGGCACGCAGGGTGATGGCGGCGCGGTGATGGTGGAGAACAGCAGCGAGAGCAAGGTGATCACGATACGCGGCCGCAAGGCCACGCCGGACAACCTGCGCCGCTTCCTGGTCGGCCCGATGGAAGCCGAGATCACCGGCCTTGCGATGACGCCGGACCGGCGCGCGCTGTTCGTCAACATCCAGCACCCGGGCGAGAACGGCGAAACCGCTGCACCCTCCTCCCACTGGCCCGCCGCCAGCGGCGACGCCACCGTAGCCGGCGCCAGCGACCGCCGCCCGCGCTCGGCGACGATCGTGATCACGCGCGAGGATGGCGGGGAAATCGCGGTGTGA